In one window of Sinorhizobium chiapasense DNA:
- a CDS encoding MBL fold metallo-hydrolase produces the protein MSQAETKPRTTGQQEANMSLDNTSHPGRTSPEELVPSRYAVRVGEIDVLVVSDGVLPLPTAMLAHNVDPAVRAAWLDDMFLPPDAIDWALNVVVVRSGSQTILVDAGLGFDPELNLPRAGQLIKRLEAAGIDLASVTDVVLTHMHMDHIGGLLVDGVKDRLRPDLRIHVAAAEVKFWERPDFSHVSMPPGFPDALRSAAKRFMKEYQSYLRPFDDEYEVAPGVVVTRTGGHTPGHSVVRVASGGDGLTFAGDLVFQVGFEHPEWYNGFEHDPEEAARVRVRLLRELAATGELLVATHLPFPSVGHVAGDGDHFRWVPVFWDY, from the coding sequence ATGTCGCAGGCGGAAACAAAACCCCGCACGACTGGTCAGCAGGAGGCAAACATGAGCTTGGACAACACCTCACACCCCGGTAGAACGAGCCCCGAAGAGTTGGTTCCGTCGCGCTATGCGGTGCGGGTCGGCGAGATTGACGTGCTGGTGGTCAGCGATGGGGTGCTACCGCTGCCAACCGCGATGTTGGCCCACAACGTCGACCCGGCCGTCCGGGCGGCATGGCTGGACGACATGTTCCTTCCGCCAGACGCGATCGACTGGGCGCTGAACGTGGTCGTGGTGCGTAGCGGCAGCCAAACCATACTCGTCGACGCTGGGCTAGGGTTCGACCCGGAGTTGAACTTGCCGCGGGCCGGGCAGTTGATCAAGCGACTGGAGGCCGCCGGCATCGATCTTGCATCCGTGACCGACGTGGTGCTGACCCACATGCATATGGACCACATTGGCGGGCTGCTCGTCGACGGCGTGAAGGACCGGCTGCGTCCGGACCTGCGGATCCACGTGGCGGCCGCCGAGGTCAAGTTCTGGGAGAGGCCCGATTTCTCCCACGTCTCCATGCCGCCGGGGTTCCCGGACGCGCTTCGGTCGGCCGCCAAGCGGTTCATGAAAGAGTACCAGAGCTACCTGCGGCCGTTCGATGACGAGTACGAGGTGGCGCCGGGGGTGGTCGTTACTCGCACCGGCGGCCACACCCCCGGGCACAGCGTGGTCCGCGTGGCGTCCGGCGGCGACGGGCTGACGTTCGCCGGCGACCTCGTGTTCCAGGTCGGGTTCGAACACCCCGAGTGGTACAACGGCTTCGAACACGACCCCGAGGAGGCGGCCCGCGTCCGGGTCCGTCTTTTGCGGGAGCTGGCGGCGACCGGCGAGCTGCTGGTGGCCACTCACCTGC
- a CDS encoding selenium-binding family protein, translated as MATWRPDPSFYPSPRMAAKAPKETIAYVAAFDPDRQRPDAIAVVDVDPTSPSYSQIVGQVDMPNVGDELHHFGWNACSSCLCPNAPHPHVERRYLVVPGLRSSRLHIIDTKPDPRNPRIVRVIDPAEIAEKANYSRLHTIHCGPEGIYVNALADRDGNAPGGIFLLDHDSFDVLGQWEMDRGPQKLAYDFWWHLGHDTMITSEWGTPENFENGLVPEVLLGSKYGRRLHFWDLNKRKHLQEVDFGEEHQLVFELRPAHDPTKAYGFVGCVISLKDLSASIWTWYRDGDQWAVKKVIEIPAEPADADLLPPVLKGFKAVAPLVTDIDLSMDDRFLYVSCWGTGDMIQYDVSDPLAPKETGRVRIGGIVSRATHPKASNGALNGGPQMVEISRDGKRVYFTNSLYGAIDPQFYPDGIDGWMVKLDVGDNGGISFDESFFVDWPKGHRPHQVRLEGGDCSSDSYCYP; from the coding sequence ATGGCGACGTGGCGACCCGATCCTTCCTTCTATCCATCACCGCGCATGGCCGCAAAGGCCCCCAAGGAAACCATCGCCTATGTGGCGGCCTTCGATCCGGATCGACAGCGACCGGATGCGATCGCGGTGGTCGACGTCGATCCAACCTCTCCGAGCTATTCTCAGATCGTCGGGCAGGTCGACATGCCGAACGTCGGCGACGAACTGCATCACTTCGGCTGGAATGCCTGCTCGTCCTGCCTTTGCCCCAATGCGCCGCATCCTCACGTCGAGCGCCGCTATCTGGTCGTGCCCGGGCTGAGGTCGTCGCGGCTTCATATCATCGACACCAAGCCGGATCCCCGGAATCCGAGGATTGTCCGCGTCATCGATCCGGCGGAAATTGCCGAGAAGGCAAACTATTCCCGGCTGCACACCATCCATTGCGGACCGGAGGGCATCTATGTCAACGCGCTTGCCGACCGCGACGGCAACGCGCCCGGCGGCATCTTTCTGCTCGACCACGACAGCTTCGACGTGCTCGGGCAATGGGAGATGGATCGCGGACCGCAGAAGCTCGCCTACGATTTCTGGTGGCACCTCGGCCACGACACGATGATCACCAGCGAGTGGGGAACGCCGGAAAACTTCGAAAACGGTCTGGTTCCGGAAGTGCTACTCGGTTCGAAATACGGCCGCAGGCTTCATTTCTGGGATCTCAACAAGCGCAAGCACCTGCAGGAGGTCGATTTCGGCGAGGAGCACCAGCTCGTCTTCGAATTGCGCCCCGCCCATGATCCGACCAAGGCCTATGGTTTCGTCGGCTGCGTCATCAGCCTCAAGGATCTCTCCGCCTCGATCTGGACCTGGTATCGCGACGGCGACCAGTGGGCTGTGAAGAAGGTGATCGAGATTCCGGCCGAGCCCGCCGACGCGGACCTCCTGCCGCCCGTGCTCAAGGGCTTCAAGGCGGTCGCGCCGCTCGTGACCGACATCGACCTCTCGATGGACGACCGATTCCTCTACGTCTCCTGCTGGGGTACCGGCGACATGATCCAGTACGACGTTTCCGATCCCCTCGCGCCGAAGGAGACCGGCCGCGTCAGGATCGGCGGGATCGTTTCGCGCGCGACGCATCCGAAGGCGTCGAACGGCGCGCTCAATGGCGGACCGCAGATGGTGGAAATAAGCCGCGACGGCAAGCGCGTTTATTTCACCAACTCGCTCTACGGCGCGATCGACCCGCAATTCTATCCGGACGGCATCGACGGATGGATGGTGAAACTGGATGTCGGCGACAACGGCGGAATTTCCTTCGACGAGAGCTTTTTCGTCGATTGGCCGAAGGGTCATCGCCCGCATCAGGTTAGGCTCGAAGGTGGCGACTGCTCCTCCGATTCCTATTGCTATCCGTGA